GTTAAAGCGCTGTTTGACCCTAAGGGCCTGATGAATCCAGGCAGGATTTTGCCTGCCGAATAGGCGTATTAATAGCTATGCCCACCTGCCCCGAAGAAACAACCCTGCGGGGCTTTTGCTCCAGGTAAACACTTTGATCAATAGCCCATGATATCCGGCAGCCACGTGGCCAGCCCCGGCACGGCGATGAGCAGCAGAATGGTGGCAATAATTGGCAGTAAGAACGGTATGATCGCCGTAACAACCTGGCCGTAGCGAAGCCGCGTGATCCCAACCATTAAAAACAGCACCGTACCGAAGGGTGGGGTAATGACCCCTACCGATAGCGTAATGACCATCACGATACCGAAATGAACGGGATCTAACCCCGCACTCAGCGCTGCTGGCACCACAATCGGTGTAAAAATCAGGATGCTTTCGATCACCGACATAAAGCAGCCGATCAGCAGGAAGAACAGCGCAAAGCAGAGGAGTAGTGCAAACATGGGCATATCGATGCTGGCGACTTGGCCCGCCAACGCCTGAGGGATCCCCATGCGCACCAGTATCCAACCGTAGAAACTGGAGACGGCGATAATCAGTAGGATGACCGCACTGAACATCAGGGTACGCCGAAAGGCATTGAATAGATCTCGCCAATTCAGGTCTCGATAAACGAGGCCACCGAGAATCACTGCGTAAAGTGACGCAATCGCCCCCGCTTCAGTGGGTGTAAAAAAACCACCCCAGATACCGCCAACGATAATCGCCGGCATCATCAGCGGCAAGATGGCACGCTTACCAGTGCGGACGACTTCGCAGGCATCAAAGGGTGTCGGCTTAGGCATCACCACCTTGCCACTGGCAGACAACAGAATGGTCATCCCCATGAGTAACAGCGCCATCAATATGCCCGGCACCAGTCCCGCCATAAACAGCCCGCCAATACTTACATTGGCCAACCAGCCATACACCACCAACGCGATACTGGGGGGGAGAATTGGCCCAATAACGCTGGAGGCGGCAGTGATGCCCGTCGAGTAACCCAG
This Vreelandella neptunia DNA region includes the following protein-coding sequences:
- a CDS encoding TRAP transporter large permease — encoded protein: MTELMIFVGGLLLLMAIGLPVVVAIGVTSFIALVVTGTGGLPVELLPLRMVQTLNNFTLLAIPLFILAANIMNIGSTTTRIFDFATALVGFTKGGLGHANVVASSIFATMSGTAVADAAGLGSIEIKAMKERGYELGYSTGITAASSVIGPILPPSIALVVYGWLANVSIGGLFMAGLVPGILMALLLMGMTILLSASGKVVMPKPTPFDACEVVRTGKRAILPLMMPAIIVGGIWGGFFTPTEAGAIASLYAVILGGLVYRDLNWRDLFNAFRRTLMFSAVILLIIAVSSFYGWILVRMGIPQALAGQVASIDMPMFALLLCFALFFLLIGCFMSVIESILIFTPIVVPAALSAGLDPVHFGIVMVITLSVGVITPPFGTVLFLMVGITRLRYGQVVTAIIPFLLPIIATILLLIAVPGLATWLPDIMGY